The following are encoded together in the Streptomyces rapamycinicus NRRL 5491 genome:
- a CDS encoding MMPL family transporter — translation MATFLYRIGRWAFRRRRLVGGLWLGALVLAVAAAAMAPEGKEEDISMPGTESQKAFDLLDERFPQSNSQGAEARLVFQAPDGQRVTARENKAAVQDTLGSLDGGAQVASTTDPYETGAVSEDGTIAYSTITYSADAVDLTGPTKSALEDAASKARDAGLTVEIGGSALDSEEEPGGTTEIIGVAVAAVVLVLALGSLVAAGLSLLTALVGVAIAFGLVSALAVPLGLTSTVAILALMLGLAVGIDYALFITSRFRDERAQGREPEEAAGRAVGTAGSAVVFAGATVFIALVGLGVVGIPELTKMGMGGAGAVALAVLVALTLVPALFGFFGRRVLSRAARKAAGAPRSGAGNHAPSHDNPTAGRQPVAAAPAKRVGTRWARFVLRRPVAVLMIAGLGLGAVALPALSLELGLPGDESKSVETTQRRAYDLLSEGFGPGFNGPLTVVVDTSGSGDTRATTNAVVKTVRAVDGVASVGDPVLSRTKDTAVLTAVPRTAPNSGETKDLVHAIRGAVSGVEADTGAVILVTGTTAMNIDISEAMSDALIPYLTVVIGLAVLLLMVVFRSVLVPVKAALGFLLSVGAAFGVLVAVFQWGWAADLIGIEQTGPVMSLMPILIIGIVFGLAMDYEVFLLTRMREAYVHGASPGEAIVSGFRHSGRVVAAAAIIMISVFAGFIGMSSPTIQTMGVGLAAAVAFDAFVVRMAIAPAVLALLGHRAWWLPPILNRVLPNVDIEGEKLSRRVPASAALPDATVPDAAAQRLPAGRHRH, via the coding sequence GTGGCGACATTTCTTTACCGGATCGGACGGTGGGCCTTCCGGCGGCGCCGGCTCGTGGGCGGTCTGTGGCTGGGGGCCCTGGTGCTCGCCGTCGCCGCGGCCGCCATGGCGCCGGAGGGGAAGGAGGAGGACATCTCCATGCCCGGCACCGAGTCGCAGAAGGCGTTCGACCTGCTGGACGAGCGCTTCCCCCAGAGCAACTCCCAGGGTGCCGAGGCCCGTTTGGTGTTCCAGGCCCCGGACGGGCAGCGGGTGACGGCAAGGGAGAACAAGGCGGCCGTCCAGGACACGCTGGGCTCGCTGGACGGCGGCGCTCAGGTCGCGTCGACCACCGACCCCTATGAGACCGGCGCCGTCAGCGAGGACGGCACCATCGCCTACTCCACGATCACCTACAGCGCGGACGCCGTCGACCTGACCGGGCCGACGAAGAGCGCCCTCGAGGACGCCGCGAGCAAGGCCCGGGACGCGGGGCTGACCGTGGAGATCGGCGGCTCGGCCCTGGACTCGGAGGAGGAACCGGGCGGTACGACGGAGATCATCGGCGTGGCGGTGGCGGCCGTGGTGCTGGTCCTCGCCCTCGGGTCGCTGGTCGCGGCCGGATTGTCGCTGCTGACCGCTCTCGTGGGCGTGGCCATCGCGTTCGGCCTGGTCTCCGCGCTGGCCGTTCCGCTGGGCCTGACGTCCACCGTCGCCATCCTGGCGCTGATGCTGGGGCTGGCGGTCGGCATCGACTACGCGCTCTTCATCACCTCCCGCTTCCGCGACGAGCGCGCCCAGGGCCGCGAGCCGGAGGAGGCCGCCGGTCGGGCGGTGGGCACGGCCGGATCCGCCGTCGTCTTCGCCGGTGCGACCGTCTTCATCGCCCTGGTCGGGCTGGGCGTCGTCGGAATCCCCGAACTCACCAAGATGGGCATGGGCGGCGCGGGTGCCGTGGCCCTTGCCGTACTCGTCGCACTGACCCTGGTCCCGGCGCTGTTCGGCTTCTTCGGCCGGCGGGTACTGTCCCGCGCCGCCCGCAAGGCCGCGGGAGCGCCCCGAAGCGGCGCGGGGAACCACGCGCCCAGCCACGACAATCCCACCGCCGGCCGGCAGCCCGTCGCGGCAGCCCCGGCGAAGCGCGTAGGCACCCGCTGGGCGCGGTTCGTGCTGCGCCGGCCGGTGGCCGTGCTGATGATCGCCGGACTCGGTCTCGGCGCCGTCGCCCTACCGGCGCTGAGCCTCGAACTCGGGCTGCCCGGCGACGAGTCCAAGTCGGTGGAGACCACCCAGCGCCGTGCCTACGACCTGCTGTCAGAAGGCTTCGGCCCCGGTTTCAACGGCCCGTTGACCGTGGTCGTGGACACGTCGGGGTCCGGGGACACCCGGGCCACCACGAACGCGGTCGTCAAGACCGTACGGGCAGTGGACGGGGTCGCGTCGGTCGGTGATCCGGTGCTCAGCCGGACCAAGGACACGGCCGTCCTCACCGCCGTCCCGCGGACCGCGCCGAACAGCGGCGAGACCAAGGACCTGGTGCACGCGATCCGGGGGGCGGTCTCCGGCGTCGAGGCCGACACGGGCGCCGTCATCCTGGTGACCGGCACCACCGCGATGAACATCGACATCTCCGAAGCCATGTCCGACGCCCTCATCCCCTATCTGACGGTGGTCATCGGCCTGGCGGTGCTCCTGCTGATGGTGGTCTTCCGCTCGGTCCTGGTCCCGGTCAAGGCCGCGCTCGGCTTCCTGCTGTCGGTGGGTGCCGCCTTCGGCGTCCTCGTCGCCGTCTTCCAGTGGGGCTGGGCGGCGGACCTGATCGGCATCGAGCAGACCGGACCGGTCATGTCGCTGATGCCGATTCTCATCATCGGGATCGTGTTCGGCCTCGCCATGGATTACGAGGTCTTCCTCCTCACCCGGATGCGGGAGGCCTACGTCCATGGCGCGTCCCCCGGCGAGGCGATCGTGAGCGGATTCCGGCACAGCGGACGGGTGGTGGCCGCGGCGGCGATCATCATGATCAGCGTGTTCGCCGGATTCATCGGGATGAGCAGCCCGACCATCCAGACGATGGGCGTCGGCCTGGCCGCCGCCGTCGCCTTCGACGCCTTCGTGGTCCGGATGGCGATCGCACCCGCGGTCCTGGCACTGCTCGGCCACCGGGCCTGGTGGCTGCCCCCTATCCTGAACCGTGTGCTGCCGAATGTGGATATCGAGGGTGAGAAACTGAGCAGGCGTGTCCCGGCCTCCGCGGCCTTGCCGGACGCGACCGTACCGGACGCGGCGGCGCAGCGGCTCCCCGCCGGCCGGCACCGGCACTGA
- a CDS encoding sensor histidine kinase, with protein MTNTGGGGPRPRGTWWREGAITATAFVLCLLGGVVREDGSTLSPPPAAAYFIAVVSCAVLPVRHRAPLTAMAVTTASGMLVPPLGLLLSPLIVAPAVITAYSLTARTERHAASAVSLTSAALLVASTPLFGALSWKDASRVGAVAAFPLVAAVLGHSVQNRRAYLAAVEERARRAEKSRESEARRRVAEERVRIARELHDLVAHQITLANAQASVAAHLFDARPEQTRKSLKELIETTGHALDELRATVGLLRQTGDAAGPAEPAPGLSRLPTLLESFRRAGLEVSVHQEGTARPLPPGVDLTAYRIVQEALTNVTKHAGTRSARVGLVWNRDRVTITVADDGGGARTAPTAAMGRGAATGPSAATLPERPPGYGLIGMRERATAVGGHLSAGRLPEGGFLVSTQLPLPPAKDTTRSADGAAWADGATAVEGPMSDGATDDGRTGAGEAGDAP; from the coding sequence ATGACGAACACAGGTGGCGGTGGCCCGCGACCACGCGGCACGTGGTGGCGGGAGGGGGCGATCACGGCGACGGCGTTCGTGCTCTGTCTCCTCGGCGGCGTGGTGCGGGAGGACGGCAGCACGCTGTCGCCACCGCCCGCCGCCGCCTACTTCATCGCCGTGGTGTCCTGTGCCGTGCTGCCGGTGCGGCACCGGGCGCCCCTGACCGCCATGGCGGTCACGACCGCGAGCGGCATGCTGGTGCCGCCCTTGGGCCTCCTGCTGAGCCCGCTCATCGTGGCCCCCGCCGTGATCACCGCCTACTCGCTCACCGCGCGCACCGAACGGCACGCGGCGAGCGCGGTGTCGCTCACCTCCGCGGCGCTGCTGGTCGCCTCCACCCCCTTGTTCGGGGCCCTCTCGTGGAAGGACGCGAGCAGGGTGGGAGCGGTGGCGGCGTTCCCGCTGGTGGCCGCCGTACTCGGGCATTCGGTGCAGAACCGGCGGGCCTATCTGGCGGCCGTGGAGGAGCGGGCCCGGCGGGCCGAGAAGAGCCGGGAGAGCGAGGCGCGCCGGAGAGTGGCCGAGGAACGGGTGCGCATCGCCCGGGAACTGCACGACCTCGTGGCCCATCAGATCACCCTGGCCAACGCGCAGGCCTCGGTCGCCGCCCACCTCTTCGACGCCCGCCCGGAGCAGACCCGCAAGAGCCTGAAGGAGCTCATCGAGACCACCGGCCACGCGCTCGACGAACTGCGGGCCACGGTCGGTCTGCTGCGTCAGACCGGGGACGCGGCCGGGCCCGCCGAACCGGCGCCCGGCCTCTCCCGGCTCCCCACGCTCCTCGAATCCTTCCGCCGCGCGGGTCTGGAGGTGTCGGTGCACCAGGAGGGCACGGCCAGGCCGCTGCCGCCGGGGGTGGACCTCACCGCCTACCGCATCGTCCAGGAGGCCCTGACCAACGTGACCAAGCACGCCGGTACCCGTAGCGCCCGGGTGGGCCTCGTCTGGAACCGCGACCGCGTGACCATCACCGTCGCCGACGACGGAGGGGGCGCCCGTACCGCGCCGACCGCGGCCATGGGACGGGGTGCGGCCACGGGCCCGAGTGCGGCCACACTGCCGGAGCGTCCGCCCGGTTACGGTCTGATCGGGATGCGTGAACGTGCCACCGCGGTCGGGGGACACCTCTCCGCGGGCAGGCTCCCGGAGGGTGGCTTCCTCGTCTCCACCCAGTTGCCCCTCCCGCCCGCCAAGGACACGACGCGGAGCGCTGACGGAGCGGCATGGGCCGACGGAGCGACAGCCGTCGAGGGACCGATGTCCGACGGAGCGACGGACGACGGACGGACGGGCGCCGGAGAGGCCGGGGATGCGCCGTGA
- a CDS encoding rhamnogalacturonan acetylesterase, with amino-acid sequence MRRAGTALLAATACLAALPGAPAWARGSGPGESPAAARAAVVPRCTGTAPIVCHADVPPGTYDVTAVLGGARAGSTGVTAESRRTMLAATPTAAGQRLIRSFTVNVREPEGEPTGPSGSPGLDLTFGGGAPRLTGLKVTEISKAAKSSEAAKVSEMTKAAPGRRHQLFLAGDSTVCDQLTAPYTGWGQQLPQFFRRGLSVANYADSGESSGSFLADPRLFATMRPLIRPGDTVLVQFAHNDKQTTAADYRANLGALLDGVRARGGKPVLVTPIVRRWFNDDGTLDNATALHINGLGVNLPAEMRALAAERGVPLIDLTALTKRLVEELGPEGSKRLYLYDEARDNTHTSAHGATEFARLVLGELRAQRIVPAGVLR; translated from the coding sequence ATGAGACGCGCCGGTACCGCACTGCTGGCCGCCACCGCCTGCCTCGCCGCCTTGCCGGGCGCCCCGGCCTGGGCCAGGGGTTCCGGGCCCGGCGAAAGCCCGGCCGCGGCCAGGGCCGCGGTCGTCCCGCGGTGCACCGGCACCGCGCCCATCGTCTGCCATGCCGATGTCCCGCCGGGGACGTACGACGTGACGGCGGTCCTCGGCGGCGCCCGGGCGGGCTCCACCGGCGTCACCGCCGAGTCGCGGCGGACGATGCTCGCCGCCACGCCGACCGCCGCCGGGCAGCGGCTCATCCGCTCCTTCACCGTGAACGTACGCGAACCGGAGGGCGAGCCCACCGGGCCGAGTGGAAGCCCCGGGCTGGACCTCACCTTCGGCGGTGGGGCGCCGCGCCTCACCGGTCTGAAGGTCACCGAGATATCCAAGGCCGCCAAGTCCAGCGAGGCCGCCAAGGTCAGCGAGATGACCAAAGCCGCCCCCGGCCGCCGCCACCAGCTCTTCCTCGCCGGGGACTCCACCGTGTGCGACCAGCTCACCGCCCCGTACACCGGCTGGGGCCAGCAGCTGCCGCAGTTCTTCCGGCGCGGGCTGTCGGTCGCCAACTACGCCGACTCCGGCGAGAGTTCGGGCTCCTTCCTCGCCGATCCCCGGCTCTTCGCCACCATGCGCCCGCTGATCCGCCCGGGCGACACCGTCCTCGTCCAGTTCGCCCACAACGACAAGCAGACGACCGCCGCCGACTACCGCGCCAACCTCGGTGCGCTGCTCGACGGCGTACGGGCGCGCGGTGGCAAGCCCGTACTGGTCACCCCCATCGTGCGCCGCTGGTTCAACGACGACGGCACCCTCGACAACGCCACCGCCCTGCACATCAACGGCCTCGGGGTGAACCTGCCCGCCGAGATGCGCGCGCTGGCCGCCGAGCGGGGCGTACCGCTCATCGATCTGACCGCGCTCACCAAGCGGCTCGTGGAGGAGCTCGGCCCCGAGGGGTCCAAGCGGCTGTACCTCTACGACGAGGCCCGCGACAACACCCACACCTCCGCCCACGGGGCCACCGAGTTCGCGCGGCTGGTGCTCGGCGAACTGCGGGCCCAGCGCATCGTCCCCGCCGGGGTGCTCCGATGA
- a CDS encoding peroxiredoxin, producing MDIGDVVEDFELPDESGTVRSLSGLLADGPVVLFFYPAAFTPGCTKQACHFRDIAAEFKELGAQPVGVSADSVEKQAEFAHAYSFGYPLLSDPEGTVRERFGVKRGIAAVPTKRVTFVIDTDRKVLEIVKSEFRMGVHADRALDALRGRNG from the coding sequence ATGGACATCGGTGATGTGGTCGAGGACTTCGAACTGCCGGATGAGAGCGGCACCGTCCGTTCGCTCAGCGGGCTGCTGGCGGACGGCCCGGTGGTGCTGTTCTTCTATCCGGCGGCCTTCACCCCCGGCTGTACCAAACAGGCGTGCCACTTCCGGGACATCGCGGCGGAGTTCAAGGAGCTGGGTGCCCAGCCGGTCGGGGTCAGCGCCGATTCGGTCGAGAAGCAGGCGGAGTTCGCCCATGCGTACTCCTTCGGCTATCCGCTGCTGTCGGACCCGGAGGGGACCGTGCGGGAGCGGTTCGGGGTGAAGCGCGGGATCGCGGCGGTGCCGACCAAGCGGGTCACCTTTGTGATCGATACCGATCGCAAGGTGCTGGAGATCGTCAAGAGCGAGTTCCGGATGGGCGTGCACGCGGACCGGGCGCTCGATGCCCTGCGGGGCAGGAACGGGTAA
- a CDS encoding FAD-dependent monooxygenase, with product MTPTGLSTDVSTTARRRVLISGASISGPALAYWLHRAGCAVTVVEKASTPRDGGYPIDIRGTAIEVVRRMGILPRLRDAHIDSRRCTFLDADGSQVASVNAHAVAGSVEGQDLEVRRGDLAAILYEKVRDDVEFLFNDSIDTLDQSGQEADVTFHSGRRRTFDLVVGADGMHSHTRESLFGPEEQFHRYLGYCFAIFTMPNTFGLSHEVMMWNTPGKAAALYAVGDHDELHAFLTFHQPEPPFEALRNTDAQRDLVATVFAGAGWEVPGMVNAMRDADDLFFDTAGQIRMPHWSSGRVGLVGDAAYAPSFLTGQGSSLALAGAYMLADALAANRDHTAAFAAYERDVREFVAMNQALVDNGAATLFPTTARALEQRNTMLRGLVTMPSAPPRPAHSALTLPEFAPTP from the coding sequence ATGACACCCACCGGTCTGTCGACGGATGTGAGTACTACCGCGAGGCGCAGAGTCCTGATCTCCGGGGCCAGTATCTCCGGACCCGCGCTGGCGTACTGGCTGCACCGGGCCGGATGCGCGGTCACCGTGGTGGAGAAGGCGAGCACACCGCGCGACGGTGGTTACCCGATCGACATCCGCGGTACCGCGATAGAGGTGGTCCGGCGGATGGGGATACTGCCGCGACTGCGGGACGCCCACATCGACTCGCGCCGCTGCACCTTCCTCGACGCCGATGGCAGTCAAGTGGCCTCGGTCAACGCGCACGCCGTTGCCGGCAGTGTCGAGGGACAGGACCTCGAGGTGCGCCGTGGGGATCTGGCCGCGATCCTCTACGAAAAAGTCCGCGACGACGTGGAATTCCTGTTCAACGACTCCATCGACACCCTCGACCAGTCCGGACAGGAGGCCGACGTCACTTTCCACAGTGGGCGGCGGCGCACGTTCGACCTGGTGGTCGGCGCCGACGGTATGCACTCACACACCCGGGAGTCCCTGTTCGGCCCCGAGGAACAGTTCCACCGCTACCTCGGCTACTGCTTCGCCATATTCACCATGCCGAACACCTTCGGGCTCTCCCATGAGGTCATGATGTGGAACACCCCGGGGAAAGCCGCGGCCCTCTACGCCGTCGGGGACCACGACGAACTGCACGCCTTCCTGACGTTTCACCAACCGGAACCGCCGTTCGAAGCCCTCCGGAACACCGACGCCCAGCGGGACCTGGTCGCCACGGTCTTCGCGGGCGCGGGATGGGAGGTCCCCGGCATGGTCAACGCCATGCGCGACGCGGATGACCTGTTCTTCGACACGGCCGGTCAGATCCGCATGCCCCACTGGTCCAGCGGCCGCGTCGGGCTCGTCGGCGACGCCGCGTACGCACCCTCGTTCCTCACCGGACAAGGCTCGAGCCTCGCGCTGGCCGGTGCCTACATGCTCGCCGACGCCCTGGCCGCGAACCGGGACCACACCGCGGCCTTCGCCGCCTACGAACGCGACGTCCGCGAGTTCGTCGCCATGAATCAGGCACTGGTCGACAACGGTGCGGCCACGCTCTTCCCCACCACGGCGCGGGCCCTGGAGCAACGCAACACCATGCTGCGCGGCCTCGTCACCATGCCCTCCGCGCCACCACGGCCGGCGCACTCAGCCCTTACGCTGCCCGAGTTCGCCCCGACGCCGTGA
- a CDS encoding amidase, with product MDTSCATAAAWTCDRIEAGDGEIQAFVPEPGRRERLARAARVADERWREVDGRPPLYGVMVGVKDNVRVEGLPTRAGSDVPAEVLAGAEASLVGRLREAGALVAGKTVTAEFAVTAPGPTRNPRHPGHTPGGSSSGSAAAVAAGMVPLAVGTQTIGSMIRPAAYCGVVGFKPTHGRIPSDGVIPNAPTFDTVGLFAPDVATLAPAAVVLCDGWRPSGGGETSGGGGETAVGRRPVLGVPLGPYLDRADAEARDSFEERAGQLEAAGFTVRRVPFPDDFERVVAEQRVINRYELARTHAVWFPRHGERYREQTAAAIREGQRMTHDAYAAALRARAEFRERLVAAMDRDGIDLWITPAATGPAPYGLQSTGNSVMSLPWSYAGTPALALPAGRAANSLPLGVQCVARPGADERLLGWAPDVESVLVGTSAPV from the coding sequence ATGGACACCTCTTGCGCCACCGCGGCCGCGTGGACCTGTGACCGGATCGAGGCTGGGGACGGGGAGATCCAGGCCTTCGTACCCGAGCCCGGGCGGCGGGAGCGGCTGGCGCGTGCGGCGCGGGTGGCCGATGAGCGCTGGAGGGAGGTGGACGGGCGGCCGCCGCTGTACGGGGTCATGGTGGGAGTCAAGGACAACGTGCGTGTCGAGGGGCTGCCCACGCGTGCCGGGTCGGACGTTCCCGCCGAGGTGCTGGCCGGGGCGGAGGCGTCGCTTGTCGGACGGCTGCGGGAGGCGGGGGCGTTGGTGGCGGGCAAGACCGTCACCGCCGAGTTCGCCGTGACCGCTCCCGGGCCCACCCGCAATCCGCGCCATCCCGGCCACACCCCGGGCGGCTCCAGCAGTGGTTCGGCGGCGGCCGTGGCGGCGGGGATGGTGCCGCTGGCGGTCGGGACCCAGACAATCGGTTCGATGATCCGCCCGGCGGCCTACTGCGGGGTCGTCGGCTTCAAGCCGACGCACGGGCGCATCCCCTCCGACGGTGTGATCCCCAACGCCCCGACCTTCGACACCGTGGGCCTCTTCGCCCCCGACGTGGCGACCCTGGCCCCGGCGGCGGTCGTGCTGTGCGACGGATGGCGGCCGTCCGGCGGGGGCGAGACGTCCGGCGGGGGCGGGGAGACGGCGGTTGGGCGGCGGCCGGTGCTCGGCGTTCCGCTCGGGCCGTACCTCGACCGCGCCGACGCCGAGGCCAGGGACTCCTTCGAGGAGCGGGCGGGGCAGTTGGAGGCCGCCGGGTTCACGGTCCGCCGCGTGCCCTTCCCGGACGACTTCGAACGGGTCGTGGCCGAGCAGCGGGTGATCAACCGTTATGAGCTGGCGCGGACGCACGCCGTATGGTTCCCGCGACATGGCGAGCGGTACCGCGAGCAGACCGCCGCGGCGATCCGCGAGGGGCAGCGGATGACCCACGACGCGTACGCCGCGGCCCTGCGCGCCCGCGCCGAGTTCCGCGAGCGGCTGGTGGCCGCCATGGACCGGGACGGCATCGACCTGTGGATCACCCCGGCGGCGACGGGCCCCGCGCCGTACGGCCTGCAGAGCACCGGCAACTCCGTGATGAGCCTCCCCTGGAGCTACGCGGGAACCCCCGCTCTGGCGCTGCCCGCGGGCCGGGCGGCCAATTCCCTTCCGCTGGGCGTGCAGTGCGTGGCCCGGCCGGGAGCGGACGAGCGGCTGCTGGGATGGGCCCCTGATGTGGAGTCGGTCCTCGTTGGGACGTCCGCACCCGTATGA
- a CDS encoding response regulator transcription factor, producing the protein MTLRVLLADDQALLRGAFRMLLDSADDITVVGEASDGREAVRLTRELRPDVVIMDIRMPEVDGLTATSEICADPELRASRILILTTYETDEYVAQALRAGAGGFIGKGIGAEDLLDAVRTIAAGDTLLSPAATRSLVARFLATPDHTPQHRPERLAVLTPREREMVALVATGLSNQEIAEQMFLSPFTVRAHVQRAMTKLEARDRAQLVVIAYQTGLAHAAPDGGADRLS; encoded by the coding sequence GTGACGCTACGGGTGCTGCTCGCCGACGATCAGGCCCTGCTGCGCGGTGCCTTCCGGATGCTTCTCGACAGCGCCGACGACATCACCGTGGTCGGCGAGGCCTCCGACGGCAGAGAGGCGGTGAGACTCACCCGGGAGCTGCGCCCTGATGTGGTGATCATGGACATTCGCATGCCCGAGGTGGACGGTCTCACCGCCACGTCGGAGATCTGCGCGGACCCGGAACTGCGTGCCAGCCGCATCCTGATCCTCACCACGTACGAGACCGACGAGTACGTGGCCCAGGCGCTGCGCGCGGGAGCCGGCGGCTTCATCGGCAAGGGCATCGGGGCCGAGGACCTGCTGGACGCCGTGCGTACGATCGCCGCGGGCGACACTCTGCTGTCCCCCGCCGCCACCCGCTCCCTGGTCGCCCGTTTCCTGGCCACTCCGGACCACACCCCGCAGCACCGCCCCGAACGGCTCGCCGTACTCACCCCGCGTGAACGCGAGATGGTGGCCCTGGTCGCGACCGGTCTGTCCAACCAGGAGATCGCCGAGCAGATGTTCCTCAGCCCCTTCACCGTCCGCGCCCACGTGCAGCGCGCCATGACGAAGCTGGAGGCCCGCGACCGGGCGCAACTCGTCGTCATCGCCTATCAGACGGGGTTGGCCCACGCCGCCCCCGACGGCGGTGCGGACCGCCTTTCCTGA
- a CDS encoding MFS transporter, whose amino-acid sequence MSQAVISPSPVRIGRLSIGALGILALALGTLQTVVDPALPLLQRELGVSSGEAALVSNAVLITGAAVAPVAGKLGDRYGGKRVLVRLMAVVSAGGLLAGLAPNLPVLLLGQVLQGAMVGALPLSFILVRKHLPAGESQLGIGLVMALFTGGSMVGTLTAGPIAEGLSWHWMFALPTIAIIAMSLVVARLLPHDPPIESEYRFDWPGVLLLSGTLLAFMFGLVRVTGDEGLPPLAVGAIAVAVAALATGWVAVERRAASPMIDLRMLAKPAMWHACLLTIVITTSFGMVSFLLPQLFGVPGDGYGFGASTTDIGLFLLPGAIAGAVSDSVGGIVARRFGLRAVVIVGAVVTAATMLALVSLHTAEWQLVLARALAAMAAGVATTALLTSATAAVETKDTGIATSVLVVTRVTGIALGAQTAAAILDAEADSTTGLPAESAFVTGFVAAGLVAALSLLVVRITKKKGAHA is encoded by the coding sequence ATGTCCCAAGCTGTGATTTCCCCGTCCCCGGTCCGCATCGGGAGGCTGTCGATCGGTGCCCTCGGCATCCTGGCACTCGCCCTCGGCACCCTGCAGACAGTGGTGGATCCCGCGCTCCCGCTGCTGCAACGTGAGCTGGGGGTCAGCTCCGGTGAAGCGGCACTGGTCTCCAACGCGGTGCTCATCACCGGCGCCGCCGTCGCACCCGTCGCGGGCAAACTCGGCGACCGCTACGGCGGGAAGCGGGTGCTGGTCCGGCTGATGGCCGTGGTCTCGGCCGGTGGTCTGCTGGCCGGCCTGGCGCCGAACCTGCCGGTGTTGTTGCTCGGTCAGGTATTGCAGGGCGCCATGGTGGGTGCGCTGCCCCTTTCCTTCATCCTGGTGCGCAAACACCTCCCGGCAGGGGAGTCACAGCTGGGGATCGGGCTGGTCATGGCGCTGTTCACGGGCGGCAGCATGGTGGGAACGCTGACCGCCGGGCCGATCGCGGAAGGACTTTCCTGGCATTGGATGTTCGCGCTGCCGACGATCGCGATCATCGCGATGTCGTTGGTCGTGGCCCGGTTGCTGCCGCATGATCCGCCGATCGAATCGGAGTACAGGTTCGACTGGCCGGGCGTGCTTCTGCTGAGCGGCACCTTGCTCGCGTTCATGTTCGGGCTCGTGAGGGTGACGGGCGACGAGGGCCTGCCGCCACTCGCGGTCGGGGCCATCGCGGTGGCCGTGGCCGCCCTCGCGACCGGATGGGTCGCCGTCGAGCGCCGGGCAGCCTCGCCGATGATCGATCTACGCATGCTGGCAAAGCCCGCGATGTGGCATGCGTGCCTGCTCACCATCGTCATAACCACCAGTTTCGGGATGGTGAGCTTTCTGCTCCCACAGCTGTTCGGGGTGCCGGGCGACGGGTACGGCTTCGGGGCCAGCACCACCGACATCGGACTGTTCCTGCTCCCCGGCGCCATCGCCGGGGCGGTGAGCGATTCGGTCGGCGGGATCGTGGCGCGGCGTTTCGGTCTGCGTGCCGTGGTCATCGTGGGCGCCGTCGTCACGGCGGCCACGATGCTCGCCCTGGTGTCGTTGCACACCGCGGAATGGCAGCTCGTCCTCGCGAGGGCGCTGGCCGCGATGGCCGCGGGCGTCGCCACCACGGCGTTGCTCACCAGCGCCACCGCCGCCGTCGAGACCAAGGACACCGGAATCGCCACCAGCGTGCTCGTGGTGACACGCGTGACAGGCATCGCCCTGGGCGCCCAGACCGCCGCCGCGATCCTCGACGCCGAAGCCGACTCGACGACGGGTCTGCCCGCCGAATCGGCCTTCGTCACAGGCTTCGTCGCCGCCGGTCTCGTCGCCGCGTTGTCACTGCTCGTTGTCCGTATCACGAAGAAAAAGGGAGCCCACGCATGA